In Equus quagga isolate Etosha38 chromosome 14, UCLA_HA_Equagga_1.0, whole genome shotgun sequence, one DNA window encodes the following:
- the LOC124225588 gene encoding LOW QUALITY PROTEIN: olfactory receptor 958-like (The sequence of the model RefSeq protein was modified relative to this genomic sequence to represent the inferred CDS: substituted 1 base at 1 genomic stop codon) yields the protein MIIAXFSRTAGCMNMQNYSSVMEFILLGIPNSEGLENMLFVLFLAFYLLTLLGNLLIFLIILVSSNLHTPMYFFLGNLAVFDIFFPSVSSPKMMLYLMGQSRTISYQGCASQIFFYHFLGGTECFLYTVMAYDRFVAICHPLQYTVIMNHRVCTGLTLGTWLGGCLHGSILTFLVFKLSYCGPIEVDSFFCDIPVVLPLACTDTSLAQTLSFTNVDIVTLTCFFLILTSYGRIFLSILKISSFEGRSRTFSTCSAHLISILLFYGPVMLIYLRPASSPWLDSVIQVLNNIVTPSLNPLIYTLRNKDVKLALRKVLSQMVHSSGV from the coding sequence ATGATTATTGCTTGATTTTCCAGGACTGCTGGATGTATGAACATGCAGAACTACAGTTCCGTGATGGAATTCATCCTGCTAGGAATTCCTAATTCTGAAGGGCTGGAGAACATGCTATTTGTCCTGTTTTTAGCCTTCTACCTCCTAACCTTGCTGGGGAAcctgctcatcttcctcatcaTTCTGGTTTCCTCCAACCTTCACAcacccatgtatttcttcctgggAAACTTGGCAGTGTTTGACATATTTTTCCCTTCAGTGAGTTCCCCCAAAATGATGCTCTACCTGATGGGGCAAAGCCGGACCATCTCTTACCAGGGCTGTGCATCCCAGATCTTCTTTTACCACTTCTTGGGTGGTACTGAGTGTTTCCTCTACactgtgatggcctatgaccgctttGTGGCTATTTGTCACCCATTGCAATACACAGTTATTATGAATCACAGAGTGTGTACTGGCTTGACATTGGGCACATGGCTGGGTGGCTGTCTACATGGAAGTATCCTCACATTTCTTGTCTTTAAGTTATCCTATTGTGGCCCCATTGAGGTAGATAGTTTCTTCTGTGATATCCCAGTGGTGCTACCCCTGGCCTGTACAGACACCTCTCTAGCTCAGACACTGAGTTTTACTAATGTGGATATTGTGACTCTTACATGCTTTTTCCTTATCCTTACTTCCTATGGTCGCATCTTCCTTTCCATATTGAAAATCAGCTCCTTTGAAGGGAGGAGCCGGACATTTTCAACCTGCAGTGCTCACCTGATTTCAATCCTCTTGTTCTATGGACCTGTGATGCTCATCTATCTCAGGCCTGCTTCAAGCCCCTGGCTAGATTCTGTTATTCAGGTGTTAAATAATATTGTCACTCCTTCACTTAACCCTTTGATTTACACTTTGAGAAACAAGGATGTGAAATTGGCTTTGAGGAAAGTATTAAGTCAAATGGTCCACAGTTCTGGAGTATAA
- the LOC124225806 gene encoding putative olfactory receptor 10D4 has translation MRNHTPVTEFLLMGIPHTEGLENVLFVFFLAFYLLTLLGNLLILLAILTSSNLHTPMYFFLGNLSVFDVFFPSVSSPKMMSYLMGQSRTISYQGCASQLFFYHFLGCTECFLYTVMAYDRFAAICHPLRYTVIMNHRLCTIMTLGTWMGSCLHASVLTFLIFKLPYCGPNEVDHFFCDIPVVLPLACADTSLAQMVSFTNVGVVSLTCFLLILTSYTHIVISILKISSSEGRRRAFSTCSAHLTSILLFYGPVVLIYLRPASSPWLDSVVQVLNNIVTPSLNPLIYTLRNKDVKLALRNALIQGVSTLGA, from the coding sequence ATGAGGAATCACACTCCTGTAACTGAGTTCCTCCTCATGGGAATCCCTCACACAGAAGGGCTGGAAAATGtgctctttgtcttctttctggcCTTCTACTTGCTCACTCTGCTGGGGAACCTGCTCATTCTTCTGGCCATCCTCACTTCTTCCAAcctccacactcccatgtacttcttcctgggAAACTTGTCAGTGTTTGAcgtattttttccttcagtgagTTCCCCCAAAATGATGTCCTACCTGATGGGGCAAAGCCGGACCATCTCTTACCAGGGATGTGCCTCCCAGCTCTTCTTTTACCACTTCCTGGGTTGCACTGAGTGTTTCCTGTACAccgtgatggcctatgaccgttTTGCAGCCATCTGTCACCCCTTGCGATACACAGTCATCATGAACCACAGGCTGTGCACCATCATGACTCTAGGCACCTGGATGGGGAGCTGTCTGCATGCATCTGTCCTCACATTCCTGATCTTTAAGTTACCCTACTGTGGCCCCAATGAGGTGGatcatttcttctgtgatatCCCTGTGGTGCTGCCCTTGGCCTGTGCAGACACCTCTCTGGCTCAGATGGTGAGTTTCACCAACGTAGGTGTTGTTTCACTCACGTGTTTTCTTCTTATCCTCACTTCTTATACTCACATTGTTATCTCTATATTGAAAATCAGCTCCTCAGAAGGCAGGCGCAGAGCCTTCTCAACCTGCAGTGCCCATCTGACTTCCATCCTGCTTTTCTATGGACCTGTGGTCCTCATTTACCTCCGGCCTGCCTCCAGCCCTTGGCTGGATTCTGTGGTTCAGGTGTTGAATAATATTGTTACTCCTTCCCTGAATCCTCTGATATATACCTTGAGAAACAAGGATGTGAAGTTGGCTCTGAGAAACGCACTGATCCAAGGAGTATCTACACTTGGAGCCTAA